The following are encoded together in the Tursiops truncatus isolate mTurTru1 chromosome 10, mTurTru1.mat.Y, whole genome shotgun sequence genome:
- the LOC117313932 gene encoding 26S proteasome complex subunit SEM1, producing NSSLYDRASLGGCNGSGGCDWAGLDEDEDAHVWEDNWDDDNVEDDFSNQLRAELEKLAYKMETP from the coding sequence aattctagtcTCTATGATAGAGCCAGCCTGGGAGGCTGCAATGGCAGTGGCGGCTGTGACTGGGCTGGTTTAGATGAAGATGAAGATGCACATGTCTGGGAGGATAATTGGGATGATGACAATGTAGAGGATGACTTCTCCAATCAGTTACGAGCTGAACTAGAGAAACTTGCTTATAAGATGGAGACACCATAG
- the USP4 gene encoding ubiquitin carboxyl-terminal hydrolase 4 isoform X12, with translation MAEGGGCCERPDAETQKSELGALLRTTLQRGAQWYLIDSRWFKQWKKYVGFDSWDMYSVGEHNLFPGPIDNSGLFSDPESQTLKEHLIDELDYVLVPAEAWNKLLNWYGCVEGQQPIVRKVVEHGLFVKHCKVEVYLLELKLCENSDPTNVLSCHFSKSDTIATIEKEMRKLFNIPADRETRLWNKYMSNTYEQLSKLDNTVQDAGLYQGQVLVIEPQNEDGTWPRQTLQSNA, from the exons ATGGCGGAAGGCGGGGGCTGTTGTGAGCGACCGGATGCGGAGACCCAGAAATCCGAGCTCGGGGCCTTACTGAGGACCACGCTCCAACGAGGGGCGCAGTG GTATCTTATTGACAGCCGGTGGTTCAAGCAGTGGAAGAAGTATGTGGGCTTCGACAGCTGGGATATGTACAGTGTGGGTGAACATAATCTGTTTCCTGGCCCGATAGATAACTCCGGACTCTTTTCAG atcCTGAGAGTCAGACCTTGAAAGAACATTTAATTGATGAATTGGACTATGTATTGGTCCCAGCTGAGGCCTGGAATAAGTTACTAAACTGGTATGGCTGTGTAGAAGGCCAGCAGCCCATTGTCAGAAAA GTTGTAGAGCATGGCCTGTTTGTCAAGCACTGCAAGGTGGAGGTGTATTTGCTGGAATTGAAGCTTTGTGAGAACAGTGACCCCACCAATGTGCTGAGTTGCCATTTCAGCAAGTCAGACACCATCG CAACCATTGAGAAGGAAATGCGGAAGTTGTTCAACATCCCTGCGGACCGTGAGACACGGCTGTGGAACAAATACATGAGCAACACCTACGAGCAGTTGAGCAAGCTAGACAACACTGTGCAGGATGCTGGGCTGTACCAGGGTCAG GTGCTAGTAATTGAGCCACAAAACGAAGATGGCACGTGGCCAAGGCAGACCCTGCAGTCAAA
- the USP4 gene encoding ubiquitin carboxyl-terminal hydrolase 4 isoform X11, giving the protein MAEGGGCCERPDAETQKSELGALLRTTLQRGAQWYLIDSRWFKQWKKYVGFDSWDMYSVGEHNLFPGPIDNSGLFSDPESQTLKEHLIDELDYVLVPAEAWNKLLNWYGCVEGQQPIVRKVVEHGLFVKHCKVEVYLLELKLCENSDPTNVLSCHFSKSDTIATIEKEMRKLFNIPADRETRLWNKYMSNTYEQLSKLDNTVQDAGLYQGQVLVIEPQNEDGTWPRQTLQSNISRPGITGSAISDQSWVVTFLPA; this is encoded by the exons ATGGCGGAAGGCGGGGGCTGTTGTGAGCGACCGGATGCGGAGACCCAGAAATCCGAGCTCGGGGCCTTACTGAGGACCACGCTCCAACGAGGGGCGCAGTG GTATCTTATTGACAGCCGGTGGTTCAAGCAGTGGAAGAAGTATGTGGGCTTCGACAGCTGGGATATGTACAGTGTGGGTGAACATAATCTGTTTCCTGGCCCGATAGATAACTCCGGACTCTTTTCAG atcCTGAGAGTCAGACCTTGAAAGAACATTTAATTGATGAATTGGACTATGTATTGGTCCCAGCTGAGGCCTGGAATAAGTTACTAAACTGGTATGGCTGTGTAGAAGGCCAGCAGCCCATTGTCAGAAAA GTTGTAGAGCATGGCCTGTTTGTCAAGCACTGCAAGGTGGAGGTGTATTTGCTGGAATTGAAGCTTTGTGAGAACAGTGACCCCACCAATGTGCTGAGTTGCCATTTCAGCAAGTCAGACACCATCG CAACCATTGAGAAGGAAATGCGGAAGTTGTTCAACATCCCTGCGGACCGTGAGACACGGCTGTGGAACAAATACATGAGCAACACCTACGAGCAGTTGAGCAAGCTAGACAACACTGTGCAGGATGCTGGGCTGTACCAGGGTCAG GTGCTAGTAATTGAGCCACAAAACGAAGATGGCACGTGGCCAAGGCAGACCCTGCAGTCAAA
- the USP4 gene encoding ubiquitin carboxyl-terminal hydrolase 4 isoform X14, producing the protein MAEGGGCCERPDAETQKSELGALLRTTLQRGAQWYLIDSRWFKQWKKYVGFDSWDMYSVGEHNLFPGPIDNSGLFSDPESQTLKEHLIDELDYVLVPAEAWNKLLNWYGCVEGQQPIVRKVVEHGLFVKHCKVEVYLLELKLCENSDPTNVLSCHFSKSDTIGASN; encoded by the exons ATGGCGGAAGGCGGGGGCTGTTGTGAGCGACCGGATGCGGAGACCCAGAAATCCGAGCTCGGGGCCTTACTGAGGACCACGCTCCAACGAGGGGCGCAGTG GTATCTTATTGACAGCCGGTGGTTCAAGCAGTGGAAGAAGTATGTGGGCTTCGACAGCTGGGATATGTACAGTGTGGGTGAACATAATCTGTTTCCTGGCCCGATAGATAACTCCGGACTCTTTTCAG atcCTGAGAGTCAGACCTTGAAAGAACATTTAATTGATGAATTGGACTATGTATTGGTCCCAGCTGAGGCCTGGAATAAGTTACTAAACTGGTATGGCTGTGTAGAAGGCCAGCAGCCCATTGTCAGAAAA GTTGTAGAGCATGGCCTGTTTGTCAAGCACTGCAAGGTGGAGGTGTATTTGCTGGAATTGAAGCTTTGTGAGAACAGTGACCCCACCAATGTGCTGAGTTGCCATTTCAGCAAGTCAGACACCATCG GTGCTAGTAATTGA
- the USP4 gene encoding ubiquitin carboxyl-terminal hydrolase 4 isoform X13: protein MAEGGGCCERPDAETQKSELGALLRTTLQRGAQWYLIDSRWFKQWKKYVGFDSWDMYSVGEHNLFPGPIDNSGLFSDPESQTLKEHLIDELDYVLVPAEAWNKLLNWYGCVEGQQPIVRKVVEHGLFVKHCKVEVYLLELKLCENSDPTNVLSCHFSKSDTIGVTKGLRSVRSFDPEHPVTI, encoded by the exons ATGGCGGAAGGCGGGGGCTGTTGTGAGCGACCGGATGCGGAGACCCAGAAATCCGAGCTCGGGGCCTTACTGAGGACCACGCTCCAACGAGGGGCGCAGTG GTATCTTATTGACAGCCGGTGGTTCAAGCAGTGGAAGAAGTATGTGGGCTTCGACAGCTGGGATATGTACAGTGTGGGTGAACATAATCTGTTTCCTGGCCCGATAGATAACTCCGGACTCTTTTCAG atcCTGAGAGTCAGACCTTGAAAGAACATTTAATTGATGAATTGGACTATGTATTGGTCCCAGCTGAGGCCTGGAATAAGTTACTAAACTGGTATGGCTGTGTAGAAGGCCAGCAGCCCATTGTCAGAAAA GTTGTAGAGCATGGCCTGTTTGTCAAGCACTGCAAGGTGGAGGTGTATTTGCTGGAATTGAAGCTTTGTGAGAACAGTGACCCCACCAATGTGCTGAGTTGCCATTTCAGCAAGTCAGACACCATCG GAGTCACCAAGGGGCTAAGGTCGGTCAGAAGTTTTGATCCAGAGCATCCAGTGACCATCTGA
- the GPX1 gene encoding glutathione peroxidase 1, producing MCAAQRSAAALAAAAPRSVYAFSARPLAGGEPVNLGSLRGKVLLIENVASLUGTTVRDYTQMNDLQRRLGPRGLVVLGFPCNQFGHQENAKNEEILNCLKYVRPGGGFEPNFMLFEKCEVNGEKAHPLFTFLREALPTPSDDATALMTDPKFITWSPVCRNDVAWNFEKFLVGPDGVPVRRYSRRFLTIDIEPDIEALLSQGPSCA from the exons ATGTGTGCCGCTCAGCGCTCGGCGGCCGCCCTGGCTGCAGCGGCCCCGCGCTCGGTGTACGCCTTCTCTGCGCGTCCGCTGGCCGGCGGGGAGCCCGTGAACTTGGGGTCCCTTCGGGGCAAGGTGCTGCTCATTGAGAATGTGGCGTCGCTCTGAGGCACAACTGTCCGGGACTACACCCAGATGAATGACCTGCAGCGGCGCCTCGGGCCCCGGGGCCTGGTCGTGCTCGGCTTCCCGTGCAACCAGTTTGGGCATCAG GAAAATGCCAAGAACGAGGAGATCCTGAATTGCCTCAAGTACGTACGACCAGGCGGCGGGTTCGAGCCCAACTTCATGCTCTTCGAGAAGTGCGAGGTGAATGGCGAGAAGGCACATCCGCTCTTCACCTTCCTTCGGGAGGCTCTGCCCACGCCCAGTGACGACGCCACTGCCCTCATGACAGACCCCAAGTTCATCACCTGGTCTCCGGTGTGCCGCAACGACGTTGCCTGGAACTTCGAGAAGTTCCTGGTGGGCCCAGACGGTGTGCCCGTACGCAGGTACAGCCGCCGCTTTCTGACCATCGACATCGAGCCTGACATCGAAGCTCTGCTGTCTCAGGGGCCTAGCTGTGCCTAG